Proteins encoded together in one Penicillium digitatum chromosome 1, complete sequence window:
- a CDS encoding Peptidoglycan-binding lysin domain gives MVPISIQSLLCIMGIASLGKSVAVETDTIQGWQLTQYCTEFYTVSNGDTCWDIIARNQNKFTMSQLLCWNDDINPWCSNLIPGRQVCVGVQRPGPTC, from the exons ATGGTTCCCATCAGTATCCAATCCCTCCTCTGCATTATGGGAATTGCTTCCCTTGGCAAATCTGTTGCCGTTGAGACTGATACCATCCAAGGCTGGCAACTGACTCAATACT GTACCGAGTTTTATACTGTCAGTAACGGAGACACCTGCTGGGACATCATCGCGCGGAATCAGAATAAATTCACCATGAGCCAGCTTCTATGCTGGAATGACGACATCAACCCATGGTGTTCAAATCTGATTCCGGGCCGACAAGTATGTGTTGGAGTCCAACGTCCTGGGCCTACCTGCTAG
- a CDS encoding NmrA-like: protein MTVIAVAGGTGGVGKTIVEKLLDSKFDVVVLSRSVKQVFALQNVQNVQINYDDVPSMARVLERHSIHTIVSAIGLVSDETSQSQLNLIEAAEASASTRRFIPSEFSFVQTAELLPIDPSIQYWLDAADRLKASGLQYTRIIPGFFMDYWGMPHVQTHLQPFTFGVDIFSGTAAIPGDGNNVICMTYTYDMAIYLAKALELDEWPEFSVIVGDEVTYNQVLGMAEEFTGKKFKVTYDSLEQIKTGDVTVPPQPEGTEYSSDEAKEMTALVSRLTVNNVFQLPDDRLNCRFPDVKPTTMRQFLQNAWKRNSA, encoded by the exons ATGACGGTCATTGCTGTGGCTGGTGGAACCGGTGGAGTGGGTAAAACGATTGTCGAAAAATTGCTCGACTCCAAATTTGACGTTGTCGTTTTGTCTCGCAGT GTGAAACAGGTCTTTGCTTTACAGAATGTTCAAAATGTGCAGATCAACTATGATGACGTTCCCTCAATGGCACGAGTGCTTGAGCGACACAGCATCCACACCATCGTTTCAGCCATTGGTCTTGTTTCGGATGAGACAAGTCAGTCTCAGCTGAACTTGATTGAAGCTGCAGAGGCGTCAGCATCGACGAGGAGATTCATCCCCAGCGAATTCTCATTCGTCCAAACCGCCGA GTTACTCCCGATCGATCCAAGCATTCAATACTGGCTCGATGCAGCAGATCGTCTCAAGGCCAGTGGTTTACAATATACCAGGATAATCCCTGGTTTCTTTATGGACTATTGGGGAATGCCACATGTCCAAACTCACCTGCAGCCCTTCACCTTTGGTGTTGATATATTCAGCGGCACAGCTGCGATCCCAGGAGACGGGAACAACGTGATCTGTATGACATACACATACGACATGGCTATCTACCTCGCCAAAGCGCTTGAACTTGATGAATGGCCTGAATTCAGTGTCATCGTGGGGGATGAAGTTACCTACAATCAGGTTCTCGGCATGGCGGAAGAATTCACCG GCAAGAAATTTAAGGTAACATACGATAGCCTGGAGCAAATTAAGACTGGTGATGTCACCGTCCCTCCCCAGCCAGAGGGGACGGAATACTCTTCCGATGAAGCCAAAGAAATGACTGCGTTAGTGAGCAGACTCACAGTTAACAATGTCTTTCAATTGCCGGATGATCGGCTCAATTGCCGGTTCCCAGATGTGAAGCCAACAACGATGAGACAATTCCTACAAAATGCCTGGAAGAGAAACAGTGCATAA